One window from the genome of Paraneptunicella aestuarii encodes:
- a CDS encoding response regulator transcription factor codes for MSAQAIVADDHPLFRSALVQAVATVLQSEILQAANFQEVVSLLEQNDSVELVLLDLNMPGNDGLTGLTSIVNAFPGVSVVVVSAQEDPITIKKAMDFGSSGFIPKSSPISVLSEAVETVLDGEQWLPENISLQLQHVNEPESEQFAEKLKLLTPHQFSVLKLLADGLLNKQIAYELNVQETTIKQHVSAILKKLQVYNRTQAGVIFKQAMGAEGQSESSSE; via the coding sequence ATGTCGGCTCAAGCTATCGTCGCAGACGATCATCCATTATTCAGAAGTGCCTTGGTTCAAGCGGTTGCTACCGTATTGCAAAGTGAGATTTTGCAAGCTGCCAATTTTCAGGAAGTGGTTTCCCTTCTGGAACAAAATGACAGTGTTGAGCTGGTATTACTGGATTTGAACATGCCTGGTAATGACGGTCTGACGGGATTGACCTCAATCGTGAATGCCTTTCCTGGCGTGTCTGTTGTGGTTGTTTCTGCGCAGGAAGATCCCATTACTATCAAAAAAGCCATGGACTTTGGTTCTAGTGGATTTATTCCAAAATCATCTCCTATCTCCGTGTTATCAGAAGCAGTTGAGACGGTGCTTGACGGTGAACAGTGGTTGCCGGAAAACATTTCTTTGCAGTTACAACACGTTAATGAGCCCGAATCTGAGCAGTTTGCGGAAAAGTTGAAGTTGCTAACACCGCATCAGTTCAGTGTATTAAAACTACTGGCTGATGGTTTGTTGAATAAACAGATCGCCTATGAGCTGAATGTGCAGGAAACCACGATCAAACAACATGTTTCGGCAATCCTGAAAAAGCTACAGGTCTATAATCGCACTCAGGCTGGCGTTATCTTTAAACAAGCTATGGGTGCTGAAGGTCAAAGTGAATCAAGTTCAGAGTAG
- a CDS encoding TonB-dependent receptor encodes MNTPYHVISSRPSLCALAVCIAMSGSAFAQEQEQNNNSGLEKIEVTARKIAENLQEVPVAVTSIGEVQLAEKGISVVTEVQQFSPNTTLQRSRGTNSTITAFIRGVGQQDPLWGYEPGVGIYVDDVYIARPQGAVLDLLDVERIEVLRGPQGTLYGKNTIGGAIKYVTKPMVGDTTMNVKATIGSYNQRDLKLTGQVPLIDDKLYFGFGVATLNRDGFGEYLISDLPNQDLENYNKDLTAARATLEWSPTDSLFLKLNWDKTEDDSNAKGGYRLLPSTRTNAPVPDSVFDSYTSMPTYNKVEMEGVNLTASWEVSDELTLKYVFSDREGYSPTNIDFDNTPLRIFDVPAVYEDEQTTHELQANYYGSGFKLVGGLYYYDAESCGTFDAILEVLGLDLRDAGIFPDFTTGFTREVSGCNNGNSVAAYAQGSFDLTDQWSITVGARFTDDEKEAFVRNGTTLSNVYPESGWIPGYVRDAALAFPMVLGVDTDGDGILDAPKSESWSRFTPRIGVEYQMNDDVMFFASYGQGFKSGTFNPRASSDENAANPEIVDSVEVGMKSDWNDVFRANVTVFALEHKDRQYITVEPSEDATVLNQFLGNIGKSESWGIEADLTYVATDDLTFTANIGYIDAEFKEAIINGENRADDFTISNTPELTANIAANYAFSNSMGDWVFNANYYYRGEYGIDELDNLMVQDGYGLVNMGLNWYHPDGAWTAALHVKNLTDEEYLVGGYQFVGVANDGSYIPGLGGDNTLIGYYGDPRTIHLTVGYQF; translated from the coding sequence ATGAACACACCCTATCACGTAATTTCTTCACGCCCCAGCCTGTGTGCTTTGGCTGTTTGTATCGCAATGTCAGGCAGTGCGTTTGCTCAGGAACAAGAGCAAAACAACAATTCTGGTCTGGAAAAGATCGAAGTCACTGCACGTAAAATTGCGGAAAACCTTCAGGAAGTCCCTGTTGCAGTAACCTCTATTGGTGAAGTGCAGCTGGCTGAAAAGGGGATTTCAGTCGTTACTGAAGTTCAACAATTTTCTCCTAATACTACCTTACAGCGTAGTCGTGGTACTAACTCAACCATTACTGCATTTATTCGTGGTGTAGGTCAACAAGATCCGCTTTGGGGTTATGAGCCCGGTGTTGGTATTTATGTTGACGACGTATACATTGCTCGTCCTCAAGGCGCTGTGCTTGATCTGTTGGATGTAGAGCGAATCGAAGTATTACGCGGTCCTCAAGGTACACTATACGGTAAAAATACCATTGGTGGTGCCATCAAATATGTGACCAAGCCAATGGTGGGTGATACTACCATGAACGTTAAAGCGACCATTGGTAGCTATAATCAACGTGACCTGAAATTAACTGGTCAAGTGCCACTGATTGATGACAAGCTTTATTTTGGCTTTGGTGTTGCCACGTTGAATCGTGACGGTTTTGGGGAATATTTGATTTCCGATTTGCCTAATCAGGATTTGGAAAACTATAACAAGGATTTAACGGCTGCACGTGCAACGCTTGAATGGAGCCCAACCGATTCTTTGTTCCTGAAACTGAACTGGGACAAAACTGAAGACGATTCCAACGCCAAAGGCGGTTATCGTCTTCTTCCTAGCACTCGGACGAATGCCCCAGTACCAGATAGTGTGTTTGACTCTTATACGAGTATGCCAACCTATAATAAAGTTGAAATGGAAGGTGTTAATCTTACGGCCAGTTGGGAAGTATCTGATGAGTTAACACTCAAATATGTATTCTCTGATCGCGAAGGTTATTCTCCAACCAATATCGACTTCGACAACACTCCTCTGCGTATATTCGATGTTCCAGCAGTCTATGAAGATGAACAAACAACTCATGAATTACAAGCTAACTATTACGGCAGTGGGTTTAAATTAGTTGGTGGCTTGTATTACTACGACGCAGAGTCTTGCGGTACATTTGATGCGATTTTGGAAGTGCTGGGTCTGGATTTAAGGGACGCTGGAATATTTCCTGATTTTACAACCGGTTTTACTCGTGAAGTCTCTGGTTGTAACAATGGTAACAGTGTGGCGGCTTATGCTCAGGGCTCTTTTGATTTGACTGACCAATGGTCTATAACTGTTGGTGCTCGTTTCACAGATGATGAAAAAGAAGCGTTTGTACGTAATGGGACAACACTCTCAAATGTTTACCCTGAATCTGGTTGGATTCCGGGCTATGTCCGTGACGCTGCATTAGCATTCCCAATGGTGTTAGGTGTAGACACGGATGGCGATGGCATTTTAGATGCGCCTAAATCTGAAAGCTGGTCTCGTTTTACGCCTCGCATCGGAGTTGAGTATCAAATGAATGATGATGTGATGTTCTTCGCCAGTTATGGTCAAGGATTCAAATCAGGTACTTTTAACCCTCGAGCCAGCAGCGATGAGAATGCGGCTAACCCAGAGATTGTTGATTCTGTTGAAGTGGGCATGAAGAGTGACTGGAATGACGTATTCCGTGCTAACGTAACCGTATTCGCTTTGGAGCATAAAGATCGTCAATACATTACGGTTGAACCTTCTGAAGATGCGACAGTGCTGAATCAGTTCCTGGGTAACATTGGTAAGTCGGAATCCTGGGGGATTGAAGCGGATTTAACCTACGTAGCTACTGATGACCTCACCTTTACGGCTAACATTGGCTACATTGATGCCGAGTTTAAAGAAGCCATTATCAATGGTGAAAACCGTGCTGATGACTTCACTATTTCTAACACGCCTGAATTAACCGCCAACATTGCTGCGAATTATGCATTCTCAAACAGCATGGGGGATTGGGTATTTAACGCTAACTACTACTATCGTGGCGAATACGGCATTGATGAATTGGACAATTTGATGGTGCAGGATGGTTATGGCTTAGTGAATATGGGGCTTAACTGGTATCACCCTGATGGTGCCTGGACGGCTGCCCTGCACGTTAAAAACCTGACTGATGAAGAATATCTGGTAGGTGGTTATCAATTCGTCGGAGTGGCTAATGATGGCAGTTACATACCGGGCTTGGGCGGTGATAACACGCTAATTGGTTACTACGGTGATCCAAGAACGATTCACCTGACTGTTGGTTATCAGTTCTAA
- a CDS encoding GntP family permease translates to MLSFLGLVGGLALLIWLTIRGMNLFIAAPLCALIVGLTGDLPVFIGDQNFVTSYMSGFSGFIASWFFMFLLGSLFGKFMSDTGAADSVARWIVGKLGEKHAVVAVVLACAVLTYGGVSVFVVAFSVYPMALSLFKDANLPRRFIPAALAFGSVTFTMTSAGSPEIQNWIPIKYLGTSPFAAWEVSLVVAIVMASLGFAWLNRMIKKAVANGEHFEAMAGDPDIPERKLPSPITGVIPLLVVLIISFSFHESLQQLALILALGGGVLTLMIINFQYFHDLSKAVNEGTTGALVAIGNTAAVVGFGSVAKATPAFMTAVEMTTSIPGNELIGAAVAVSIIAGLTGSASGGQAIALPLIGPHYLDQGVDPEQLHRIVSISSGAIDSLPHNGYVVTTIRAICRETHQRAYAAVGALTVVIPLIGLALAVTLFNIF, encoded by the coding sequence ATGCTGAGTTTTCTTGGCCTCGTGGGCGGATTAGCCTTGCTCATTTGGCTCACAATTAGAGGGATGAATTTGTTCATCGCAGCGCCGCTTTGCGCTCTAATTGTTGGTTTAACCGGGGACTTACCCGTATTCATCGGCGATCAGAACTTTGTGACCAGTTATATGTCTGGATTCTCGGGCTTTATCGCTTCCTGGTTTTTCATGTTTTTACTGGGTTCTCTGTTTGGCAAGTTCATGTCAGACACAGGCGCAGCCGACTCCGTCGCTCGCTGGATTGTCGGTAAATTAGGTGAAAAACATGCTGTTGTCGCAGTGGTACTGGCTTGTGCCGTATTAACCTACGGTGGCGTGAGTGTTTTCGTTGTGGCCTTCTCGGTATACCCAATGGCCTTGAGCTTATTCAAAGATGCCAATTTACCACGCCGCTTTATTCCCGCAGCTCTTGCCTTCGGTTCTGTCACGTTCACCATGACCTCAGCAGGTTCACCAGAGATTCAAAACTGGATCCCGATTAAATATTTGGGAACCTCGCCTTTTGCCGCTTGGGAAGTGAGCCTTGTCGTAGCAATTGTTATGGCAAGCTTAGGTTTTGCGTGGCTTAACCGCATGATCAAAAAAGCGGTTGCCAACGGCGAGCATTTTGAAGCGATGGCAGGCGATCCTGATATCCCTGAGCGTAAGTTACCTAGCCCAATTACTGGCGTGATCCCGTTATTGGTTGTACTGATTATCTCTTTCAGTTTCCATGAATCACTGCAACAACTGGCTTTAATTCTGGCTTTGGGCGGTGGCGTGCTTACGCTAATGATCATTAACTTCCAATACTTTCACGACCTCTCTAAAGCCGTTAACGAAGGTACAACCGGAGCCTTGGTCGCTATCGGTAACACCGCTGCTGTGGTTGGATTTGGTTCCGTTGCCAAAGCAACACCCGCATTTATGACTGCTGTAGAAATGACAACCAGCATCCCGGGCAATGAATTAATAGGCGCAGCAGTTGCCGTAAGTATTATTGCCGGTTTAACGGGTTCAGCCTCTGGTGGACAAGCCATTGCGCTTCCTTTAATTGGGCCGCATTACCTTGATCAGGGTGTCGATCCTGAACAGCTGCATCGTATTGTCTCCATCTCTTCCGGAGCCATTGATTCACTGCCTCACAATGGTTATGTGGTAACAACAATTCGTGCAATTTGCCGAGAAACCCATCAGCGCGCATATGCAGCAGTTGGCGCACTGACAGTTGTCATTCCGTTAATAGGTTTGGCTCTGGCAGTAACTTTATTCAATATTTTCTAA
- a CDS encoding extracellular catalytic domain type 2 short-chain-length polyhydroxyalkanoate depolymerase produces the protein MSLHSGSSGKKSVKQKLFHFSLFASAIAISFSSYSEPLALNLDLSKTTVSGLSSGGYMATQFHLAHSELVQGAAMIASGPYFCAQNSLTTALSQCVGKSGASIELNALETQIDRWQQEGKIADTKSLQDDKIWILGGTLDQKVGRSVVSALNQQYQQWIPKDNIQYVQDKAFAHHFPTANEGSDCKKSESPYIGNCQFDAAGSLLTQLYGNLTPATQASQSHIHTISTEQLPKEQQDTLATESYLYVPENCAEGKACSLHISFHGCNQNAEAIGTDYVTKTGLNRWAESNNIVVLYPQTKNSTVLPFNPQGCWDWWGYTDGDYATRNGKQIKAVYSLIQQISGRQNG, from the coding sequence ATGTCTCTACATTCTGGTTCTTCTGGCAAGAAATCCGTCAAACAGAAGCTCTTCCACTTTAGCCTTTTTGCCAGCGCAATTGCGATTTCCTTTTCAAGCTACAGCGAGCCGCTGGCACTAAATCTGGATTTATCGAAAACCACAGTATCCGGATTATCCAGTGGAGGCTACATGGCAACACAGTTTCATCTGGCTCATTCTGAGTTAGTTCAAGGTGCCGCCATGATCGCCAGTGGCCCTTATTTCTGTGCTCAAAACAGCCTGACCACAGCGTTGTCGCAATGTGTGGGAAAATCTGGAGCATCAATTGAGCTAAATGCTTTGGAAACCCAAATAGACCGTTGGCAGCAAGAAGGCAAAATAGCCGACACCAAGTCTTTGCAAGACGACAAAATCTGGATATTGGGCGGTACACTGGATCAGAAAGTGGGGCGCAGTGTTGTATCGGCTCTTAACCAGCAATACCAACAGTGGATACCGAAAGACAATATTCAATATGTGCAAGACAAAGCCTTTGCTCATCATTTTCCAACAGCGAATGAAGGGAGCGATTGTAAAAAGTCAGAATCACCTTACATCGGCAATTGTCAGTTTGACGCCGCAGGCTCTTTGCTTACTCAGCTGTATGGCAATTTGACCCCTGCCACTCAAGCGTCGCAAAGTCACATTCATACAATAAGCACGGAACAATTGCCGAAGGAACAACAAGACACGCTAGCGACAGAATCTTATTTATACGTGCCTGAAAACTGTGCTGAAGGTAAAGCCTGTTCACTGCATATTAGCTTCCACGGTTGCAATCAAAATGCCGAAGCCATTGGCACTGATTATGTTACCAAAACTGGCTTAAACCGATGGGCCGAGAGCAACAATATTGTGGTGCTTTACCCGCAAACCAAAAACAGCACAGTACTCCCTTTCAACCCTCAAGGTTGCTGGGATTGGTGGGGTTACACCGATGGCGATTATGCCACTCGGAATGGTAAGCAAATCAAGGCGGTATATTCACTTATTCAACAGATTTCCGGGAGACAAAATGGCTAG